The following is a genomic window from Saccopteryx bilineata isolate mSacBil1 chromosome 4, mSacBil1_pri_phased_curated, whole genome shotgun sequence.
TTGAAGGGTGTCTCGTCTCGTCAGCATGTGTGCCGGTGGTCCAAGCGGCCTTGGGCTCAGTCTTGGCCCCCGAATTTCTGGAAGATGGTGGTGACGAAGGTTCCCACTCCTGGATCTCTGAGAGGACAGGACGGGCGGCCTGGGTCCAGCCAGCACTGGGGACCTCCTCCGCTCCCGCCGGAAACCAGACCCCTGCCGCCATGGCCGGGCCCTGCCGGGGGCCCGTGCTCAGTGACCACCCTCTCCCGCTCTCCTGCAGCTCCTTCCTCTACGCCTTCCTGAACCTGCTGGTCAGCGCCTTCCTGGTCTTTCTCGTCTTCATCGCCAGCACCATCGTGAGCGTGGGCTTCACCATGTGGTGCGACGCCATCACTGAGAAGGGCACGGTGCCTCACAGGTGCGTCTGGGCCGCCTGGTGCTCCTGGGATGGCCTCCCCGCGTCGGAGCCCCGTCGGAGCCTGCGGCTTTGCTTATCCCACCTGTGCCCGCACCTGGGCACACCTGGCCGCTCCTTACCTGGGCCCTGCCCCTCAACAGCAATAGCTCCTTCCCAGGGAGGGAGTCTGCAGCCTCACTCACAGCAGGGCCCCCACGCACCCCGGGCTGGCTCTGGGTGGGCAGTGGAGGCCCAGGAGATCGGAGCTTCCAGCTGCTCCATCACGTCCCACACGTCCCTCGCCCTGTGGCTGGGAGGCCTGGACGGCAGCCTCGGGTACACGCTGTGGGAAGGTTTGAGCGCCCAGGGTGGGTGGCTGGGTAGGGCCCCACGGCCAGGCAGCCTCTCCTCAGGGAGTGGGGTCTTGGCCACCTTGAGCTGAGCTCCGCCCACTGGGTCCCCCACAGGCCCCTACTTTCTCTCTGAAAGCCCTCAGAGCCGAGGGAGGGGGTCCTGGGTATGGCCTTGGGCTTCTCTAGAAAGAGGCCCTAGCTTTTTTCTCCTCATAAACACCAATTCTAGCCCTTCACTCCCGTCCCCCAGCCCTCTCCAGGGCAAGCCTAGGCCTCTGGGCCTCCCTCTCTCTGGGCTTCATGCTTCTGTTCATGTGTCCTGACATCTTAGGAGACCACAAGCCTCCAGAGCCCACTCTGAGGccaagcccagcccagcctgcccaCCGACAGGGTCTGTGGGTGTCACTTTCTGGTTTACTCTGCCATTCCTCATGGCCGTGGGGTAGTGGGGACCAGGGACAGAGTCTGCAGGACAGCAGAGACTGGCACTGGTGTCTCCCACCGCCCACGGCCAGGCGGGGGCTGGGGCCGCAGGGTCCCTGCTCCACAAATGAGGCATTCGGGCTCCTGTCTGCCCCACCTTGGGGACAGCCCCCTGCCCTTTGAGGTGATGCTCGCTGTGTTCCGCGCGTGGTGGCCCGGCCGTCACCTTCCCTCTGTGTCTGGCCCTTTCAGCTGTGAAGAGCTACAGGACGTCGACCTGGAGCTGAACGTGGACAACTCCGGCTTCTACGATCAGTTCGCCATTGCCCAGGTGGGTGGGGCTGCAGGCAGGAGGGGGCGGCCTGCTCTGCCCTGCAGGAGACCGTGGGGGAGTCTGGGCACCACGGTTGCTGGAGCACAGTCCTGTTGGGACATGCTGGTGGTCAGTGATGGCCTGTCCCTCACTATCTGCATCTGTTCCAACGGGAGGCACTGAGGTCCCAACGAGGAGGTACCAGGATGGAGGCAGCTCCTTCCAGGGTGCTTGCCAGGCCCCCAGGGCCACCGCTGGACCTCAGGCTGGCCATGCAGACCCACGCTGGCCACCGGCAGATCTGGGGACTGTTCCCACTACCGGAGCCCTCCGGGGGGCTGGACGTTGGTGGGCCGTGGTTCTCTGCTGAGAGGAGCTGAACCTGCCAGAGATACCTCCACGAAATTTAGCAGAAAATGCTTCAGGGCTGATTCTCGACAATTAGATTACGGAGGGAGCCCGGGGTAGTGTCTGAGGACAAGGATCCTCAAATGAGGACCGGTTGAGGCCACTCAGGCCTTCAGTGGAGTGGAGACAGCAGATCGAGGCCAGCTGTtgtagcagcagcaggaggctccACTGGGGACGAGCTGTCCTTGGAGCTGGGCGGCCAAGTGCTGGGCGGAGACTGGGCTGCCCGCCACTGCCCGGCTGAGGGACCGAGGGTCCAAGGCAGAGTTCCCAAAGCACCTGCACAACggggggctggggagaggtggTGGTTGAGGAAGGAAACAAAAGGCTGCCCCCAGAGCTTGTCCCTGTCCTCCTACCCCGAGCTCCTGGTCCCCCCTCCCAAGTCCCATCCTTGACCCCGACGGCGGGGTGGGCGGGCGCACGGAGCAGTGGGCGTGGTCTGGCCGGCGGAGTGGGCGGGCGCTCGGAGCAGGGGGCGTGGTCTGGCCGGCTCCCTGACCCTGCGCTCTGCTCCGCCTTCTGTGTCTGTAGTTCGGCCTCTGGGCCTCCTGGCTGGCCTGGCTGGCCATCACGGTCCTGGCCTTCCTGAAGGTCTACCACAACTACCGCCAGGAGGACCTGCTGGACAGCCTGATCCACGAGAAGGAGCTGCTGCTGGCCCGGCCGGGCCCCCGTGCCTCCGTCCAGGAGGAGAAGAGCGCCGTCATCTAGGCGCACCCGGGCGGCCCCAGACTCCCCGCTGCCCGCGGCACACGCCCCGCCCCGGGGGAGCGACTGTGGGGTCTGCCTGGGCCCCCACCCCGCTGCCACACAGCTTTGCATGTGTCCCCTTGGCGCTGTGCGTTGTGAGTGACCCTGCTCACCCTAGCCCCTCGGTTCCTGCTGTGTCCGTAGCGGCTGACCCGGTGGGGGTTGGCCCTTGCCGGcgggtggagcacagaggaccTGGGAGGACAAGGACCTCTGGCGGGCTTCGTGTACCTGCCCAGGGGGACCCGGATGGCAAGCCTGCTGGAAGGGCGTCCAGCTGCTCGGACCCCTCTGGCCATCAGGGCCAGGCTCTGCCCTGTGCCTGGCTGAGTCTAGGCATGATTAGGTTGTAGTACTCTGTGCTCCCAGAGTGACCCCACCTGTCCACGATGGCCACACGTCACCCTGGTCAGTTGCTCCTGAATGGTGTGTGGGACAAGAACCCTG
Proteins encoded in this region:
- the TMEM179 gene encoding transmembrane protein 179, with translation MALNHFLLAQCVCYFLAFLFSFVVVVPLSENGHDFRGRCLLFTEGMWLSANLTVQERERFTVQEWGPPAACRFSLLASLLSLLLAAAHAWRTLFFLCKGHEGSFLYAFLNLLVSAFLVFLVFIASTIVSVGFTMWCDAITEKGTVPHSCEELQDVDLELNVDNSGFYDQFAIAQFGLWASWLAWLAITVLAFLKVYHNYRQEDLLDSLIHEKELLLARPGPRASVQEEKSAVI